The following coding sequences lie in one Glycine max cultivar Williams 82 chromosome 19, Glycine_max_v4.0, whole genome shotgun sequence genomic window:
- the LOC100776536 gene encoding thyroid adenoma-associated protein homolog, giving the protein MSSAKWRALQHRHRYTYTAVVFPPSFLSSLPLLLSDDPLLSAFHSSLLHFTSLSSTLSQLSQTKHLANTFLHLLQSQPKPPSEAEPFLLASSLYLHLLFLENSHPLHKTLLSPLANTTPFRSTLAASFETLLHTKTFPRFSVSRAALSVLGLPKLDYLAAVVENCGVLVAYDAVNGLDGVISETSRPSPVVMEQCQEALSCLYYLLQKFPSKFREGCECDVMEGIVSVVLGVLSSTAFSRDCFVAAGVALCAAFQVCVSKQELGLVLIRGVFNSNLQGLDSDGGGCCDGDIGEVRDVIGRIPCKGDLYLGIFGLSVLSRLCLIRGILTAISRDLLNAHFSGVSGVKTVLYDGVLPELCRHCENPVDSHFNFHALTVMQICLQQIKTSLLSNLTDLSGEYEPIPEEMGMRILKIIWNNLEDPLSQTVKQVHLIFDLFLDIQFSLCEGGDRIKEFLVKIGSDLLSLGSRCKGRYVPLALLTKRLGARKMLDMSPDLLFETMRAYVDDDVCCAATSFLKCFLECLRDEFWESDGIEGGYVFYRGHCLPPVLYGLASEFSKLRTNLNTYALPVLLEVDVDSIFPMLSFISVGPNGDENGLQYPELVYVDMEVNLEQRIAILVSLLKVSRSLALVEGDIDWAENPLANIKEPGLGTDSHAIVCIKGINVKIHVQWLVNALTHVDESLRVDAAELLFLNPKTASLPSHLELTLMKEAVPLNMRCCFSAFQMKWSSLFRKFFSRVRTALERQFKQGNWNPLECNEGSEVFCPSKGNNDLTIKRADDLFHFMRWLSGFLFFSCYPSAPYKRKIMAMDLILIMINVWSIKSSSSLEFNSSLPGSHLNPYSKGMTSSDSTLLLVGSIVDSWDRLRENSFHILLHFPSPLPGISNEDTLKKLIASSMKLVCSPRVRESDAGALSLRLIFKKYVLELGWLIEDSFKVVHLSSKSELVNEVNQFNKFRNPVILYLKSMIDWLDAAVRDGEQDLSKACKNSFVHGVLLALRYTFEELDWNSNVISASISELRYLLERLLDLVVRITSLALWVVSSDAWHLPEDMDEMLDEDSLLMEIPDHECMPSSEYENNNSKPSHDGRSSDQIVMVGCWLAMKEVSLLLGTIIRKVPLPSNACSDLSELEEPSVDTAGFSSDSVLDLEQLKTIGNHFLEVLLKMKHNGAIDKTRAGFTALCNRLLCSSDSRLHRLTESWMEQLMQRTVAKGQVVDDLLRRSAGIPAAFIALFLSEPEGTPKKLLPRALRWLIDVGNGSMLNQTKSNSLNGDPCKPNDSANGNNYALSAERNVRQMLSKIRDEGVIPTVHAFNVLRAAFNDSNLATDTSGFSAEALILSIRSFSSPHWEIRNSACLAYTALVRRMIGFLNIHKRESARRAITGLEFFHRYPALHSFLFNELEVATEFLGCASSADLESIRGNNLHPSLYPILILLSRLKPSSIAGETGDELDPFLFMPWIRRCSTQSNLRVRVLASRALTSIVSNEKLPSVLFNIASDLPCVDKLVKSTNFPISFNFIHGILLQLSALLDINCKGLADNSKKDHIIGELIQILVLRSWIARPTHCQCPILNETFLRVLDQMLNIARTCQITKHFYSISKLLLELSTECLDVESYGSSYYDPTIAELREQAAIFYFGCFFQASIDEEEIIHLPVRHSLPTSESLPEHEIENTSLSLLDRLICCLSDSLYEVRLATLKWLLKLLKASEPCGKVYDLFHNDIRAVELWAKTNLNGTLVKILASEKNHKCKYNILRILVAWNLLQFEKASHDKCSGTNYVGEMDFDSVFQFWNEIVSLYKQTRHAKTQETLVRCLGVCTKRITMLFASSILSNERIEFLVCGEINQEEMLSWLFDCIVFFCNMIKQRSSSSEPASMRQAAAESLIASGLLEQAGLLGSFVLNNQIPLGTSSSCFVKNEAVNLYAHQVLDAWFSCMKLLEDEDDSVRLRLSSDVQKCFTTEKTRSNLTTGSVPIQVDRVIRFCFDHLSSIFGHWIDYFDYLCQWVLRAESCVAPQGDLVRRVFDKEIDNHYEEKLLISQICCSNMEKLPILKSWADKDEFRSYLDGRRARFSHQLVSYAEDHIGKQEGNDWIGGVGNHKDAFLPVYANLLGFYSLSNCIFLVSGNNDAKPLLSDVVVVGRAINPFLRNPLISNLFKLVIQSHKKMAGDVANGLSPEMGNCSIWDSFNPYFLLG; this is encoded by the exons ATGTCGTCGGCGAAGTGGCGCGCATTGCAGCACCGCCACCGTTACACCTACACCGCCGTGGTTTTCCCTCCTTCATTCCTCTCCTCCCTCCCCCTCCTCCTCTCCGATGACCCTCTCCTCTCCGCCTTCCACTCCTCACTCCTTCACTTCACCTCCCTCTCCTCCACCCTCTCCCAACTCTCCCAAACCAAACACCTCGCCAACACCTTCCTCCACCTCCTCCAATCCCAACCTAAACCTCCCTCCGAAGCTGAACCTTTTCTCCTCGCTTCCTCACTCTACCTCCACCTTCTCTTCCTCGAAAACTCACACCCCCTCCATAAAACCCTCCTTTCCCCACTCGCCAATACGACGCCGTTCCGCTCCACCCTCGCCGCCTCCTTCGAAACCCTCCTCCACACCAAAACCTTCCCGCGCTTCTCCGTTTCGCGCGCCGCGCTATCTGTCCTCGGCTTGCCCAAGCTCGACTACCTCGCTGCGGTTGTCGAAAATTGCGGCGTCCTCGTCGCCTACGACGCCGTCAATGGCCTTGACGGCGTCATCTCCGAGACCTCCCGGCCTTCACCTGTTGTCATGGAACAGTGCCAGGAGGCGCTGTCGTGTCTGTATTACTTGCTGCAGAAGTTTCCTTCCAAGTTTCGCGAGGGTTGTGAATGTGATGTTATGGAAGGGATTGTGAGTGTTGTGTTGGGTGTTTTGAGCTCAACTGCGTTTTCCAGGGATTGTTTTGTGGCGGCCGGTGTGGCTCTGTGTGCTGCTTTTCAAGTTTGTGTTAGTAAACAAGAGCTTGGTTTGGTTTTGATTCGTGGTGTGTTTAATAGTAACTTGCAGGGTTTAGATTCGGATGGTGGTGGTTGTTGTGATGGGGACATTGGTGAGGTTAGGGATGTGATTGGGAGGATTCCTTGTAAGGGGGATTTGTATTTAGGAATATTTGGTCTTTCTGTGTTGAGTAGGCTTTGTCTTATAAGAGGGATTCTTACCGCAATTTCTAGGGACCTGCTTAATGCTCATTTTAGTGGTGTGAGTGGTGTTAAGACTGTGTTGTATGACGGGGTTTTGCCTGAGCTCTGTAGGCACTGTGAGAATCCTGTTGATAgtcatttcaattttcatgcACTGACGGTGATGCAGATTTGTTTGCAGCAAATTAAGACTTCGTTGTTGTCGAATTTAACTGATTTGTCTGGGGAGTATGAGCCGATTCCGGAGGAAATGGGGATGCGGATACTTAAGATTATTTGGAATAACTTGGAGGATCCTTTGAGTCAAACGGTGAAGCAAGTGCATTTGATATTTGATCTTTTCTTGGACATCCAGTTTTCCCTCTGCGAGGGTGGGGACAGAATAAAGGAGTTTCTAGTGAAGATTGGATCGGATCTTCTTTCGCTGGGGTCGCGGTGTAaggggaggtatgttcctttggCGTTGCTGACGAAGAGATTGGGAGCGAGGAAGATGTTGGATATGAGCCCGGATTTGCTGTTTGAGACAATGCGGGCATATGTTGACGATGATGTCTGCTGTGCTGCCACATCCTTTCTGAAGTGCTTCCTCGAGTGTTTGCGTGATGAGTTCTGGGAGAGTGATGGCATTGAAGGGGGGTATGTTTTCTATAGGGGGCATTGTCTTCCCCCAGTTCTTTATGGGCTAGCTTCTGAATTCTCTAAACTTCGCACCAATTTAAATACATATGCCCTGCCAGTTTTGCTGGAAGTCGATGTGGATAGTATATTTCCTATGCTTAGTTTCATCTCGGTTGGGCCGAATGGGGATGAGAATGGATTGCAATATCCAGAGCTTGTTTACGTGGACATGGAAGTGAATCTTGAACAGAGAATTGCAATTCTAGTTTCATTGCTCAAGGTATCTCGGTCGCTTGCTTTGGTTGAAGGGGACATTGATTGGGCTGAAAATCCTTTAGCAAACATAAAGGAGCCTGGTCTGGGAACAGACAGCCATGCTATTGTTTGCATAAAGGGAATAAATGTTAAGATCCATGTTCAGTGGCTAGTAAATGCATTGACTCATGTGGATGAGTCACTACGGGTAGATGCTGCTGAGTTGCTTTTCTTAAACCCCAAGACAGCTAGTCTGCCTTCTCATTTAGAGCTCACTCTAATGAAGGAAGCTGTACCTTTGAATATGAGGTGTTGCTTCTCAGCTTTTCAGATGAAGTGGAGCAGCTTGTTTCGTAAGTTTTTCTCTAGGGTTCGAACAGCCCTGGAGAGACAATTCAAGCAAGGAAACTGGAACCCTCTTGAGTGTAATGAAGGTAGTGAAGTTTTTTGTCCTTCAAAAGGGAATAATGATTTGACAATTAAAAGAGCAGATGATCTTTTTCACTTTATGAGGTGGTTGAGTGGATTCTTATTTTTCTCATGCTATCCTTCTGCTCCttacaagagaaaaataatgGCAATGGATCTCATCTTGATTATGATAAATGTTTGGTCTATCAAGTCATCAAGTAGTTTGGAGTTTAATAGTTCTTTGCCAGGAAGTCATCTCAATCCTTACAGTAAGGGAATGACTTCATCTGATTCAACTCTATTGTTAGTTGGCTCAATTGTTGATAGTTGGGACAGGTTGAGAGAAAACTCATTTCACATATTACTCCATTTTCCGAGCCCACTACCTGGAATTTCTAATGAAGACACGCTGAAGAAGCTAATTGCTTCGTCTATGAAATTAGTTTGCAGTCCACGTGTAAGGGAAAGTGATGCTGGAGCTCTATCTTTACGGCTTATATTTAAGAAGTATGTGTTGGAGCTAGGTTGGTTGATTGAAGATTCATTCAAGGTTGTCCATTTAAGCTCAAAGTCTGAATTGGTAAATGAAGTTAACCAGTTCAATAAATTCAGGAATCCTGTAATACTGTATTTGAAATCAATGATTGATTGGCTGGATGCTGCTGTAAGAGATGGGGAACAAGATCTTTCCAAAGCATGCAAGAACAGCTTTGTCCATGGTGTATTACTTGCTTTACGTTATACTTTTGAGGAATTGGACTGGAATTCTAATGTTATATCAGCCAGCATCTCGGAGCTGAGATATTTGTTGGAAAGACTTCTAGACCTTGTAGTGAGGATAACTTCATTGGCACTATGGGTGGTTTCTTCAGATGCTTGGCATCTCCCTGAAGACATGGATGAGATGCTTGATGAGGATAGTCTTTTGATGGAGATACCAGATCATGAGTGTATGCCTTCATCTGAATATGAGAATAATAATTCAAAGCCTTCCCATGATGGCCGATCATCAGATCAGATAGTCATGGTTGGTTGCTGGCTGGCTATGAAAGAG GTGAGCCTTCTTTTGGGGACTATTATAAGAAAGGTTCCATTGCCAAGTAATGCTTGTTCAGATTTATCTGAGTTAGAGGAGCCTTCTGTTGACACTGCTGGCTTTTCATCTGATTCTGTTCTTGACTTGGAACAACTTAAAACAATAGGGAATCACTTTTTAGAAGTCCTCTTAAAGATGAAGCATAATGGTGCAATTGATAAGACAAGGGCTGGGTTTACAGCTCTTTGCAATCGATTACTTTGCTCAAGTGACTCAAG ACTTCATAGATTGACAGAGTCTTGGATGGAACAACTTATGCAAAGAACTGTGGCCAAAGGACAAGTAGTGGATGACTTGCTGAGAAGAAGTGCTGGAATACCTGCTGCATTTATTGCTCTGTTTCTCTCAGAGCCAGAAGGCACCCCAAAGAAGCTCCTGCCACGGGCATTAAGGTGGCTTATAGATGTAGGGAATGGGTCAATGCTGAATCAGACTAAAAGCAATAGCTTGAATGGTGACCCATGCAAGCCAAATGATTCAGCAAATGGAAATAATTATGCACTGTCTGCTGAAAGAAATGTGAGACAGATGTTGTCAAAGATCAGAGATGAAGGTGTCATTCCTACTGTACATGCATTTAATGTTCTGAGAGCTGCATTCAATGACTCTAACTTGGCTACTGATACATCTGGTTTCTCAGCTGAGGCTTTGATTTTGTCTATTCGCTCTTTCTCTTCACCACACTGGGAGATTAGAAACAGTGCTTGTCTGGCTTATACTGCTTTGGTTCGTCGCATGATCGGATTCCTCAATATTCATAAGCGGGAATCAGCACGACGAGCAATAACTGGGCTTGAATTTTTTCATAG GTATCCGGCACTGCATTCATTTCTATTCAATGAACTAGAAGTTGCAACAGAGTTTCTCGGTTGTGCATCTTCAGCAGATTTAGAATCTATCCGTGGAAATAATCTGCATCCAAGCTTGTACCCTATTCTGATTCTTTTATCTAGGCTTAAACCTTCATCAATTGCTGGTGAGACAGGAGATGAGCTAGACCCTTTCCTTTTCATGCCTTGGATTAGAAGGTGCTCAACCCAAAGCAATTTACGTGTTCGTGTTCTTGCATCTAGAGCTCTGACCAGTATAGTATCAAATGAGAAATTGCCATCAGTCCTTTTCAATATTGCATCCGACTTGCCCTGTGTAGATAAACTGGTCAAATCAACTAATTTCCCAATTTCCTTCAACTTCATTCATGGAATTCTCTTGCAATTGAGTGCTTTGCTGGATATAAATTGTAAAGGTCTTGCTGATAACTCAAAGAAAGATCATATCATTGGTGAGTTGATCCAAATTCTTGTACTTCGGTCATGGATTGCAAGGCCTACTCATTGTCAGTGCCCTATCCTCAATGAAACATTCTTAAGAGTTCTGGATCAAATGCTCAATATAGCAAGAACATGCCAAATCACTAAACATTTCTATTCCATTTCAAAGCTACTTTTGGAGTTGTCAACAGAATGCTTAGATGTAGAATCATATGGGTCATCATATTATGATCCAACCATCGCTGAACTTCGTGAGCAAGCAGCCATTTTCtattttggatgtttttttCAAGCATCTATAGATGAGGAAGAGATAATCCATTTACCAGTGAGACATTCTCTTCCTACTTCAGAATCATTGCCTGAACATGAAATAGAGAACACATCTCTTAGTCTTTTGGATAGGTTGATTTGCTGCTTGTCAGATTCATTATATGAAGTTAGACTTGCAACATTGAAGTGGTTGCTGAAGTTACTGAAAGCATCTGAACCCTGTGGTAAGGTCTATGATCTTTTCCATAATGACATCAGGGCTGTTGAACTCTGGGCAAAAACTAACCTTAACGGAACCTTAGTGAAGATTTTGGCATCAGAGAAGAACCACAAATGTAAATATAACATTCTGAGGATCCTTGTAGCTTGGAATTTGCTGCAGTTTGAAAAGGCTAGCCATGACAAGTGCTCCGGTACAAATTATGTTGGTGAAATGGACTTTGACTCTGTGTTCCAATTTTGGAATGAAATAGTTTCCTTGTACAAGCAAACAAGACATGCAAAGACCCAAGAGACCCTTGTTCGCTGTCTGGGAGTATGCACCAAGAGAATAACAATGTTGTTTGCAAGTTCTATTCTGTCAAATGAAAGAATAGAGTTTTTAGTATGTGGTGAAATTAATCAGGAGGAAATGTTAAGTTGGTTGTTTGACTGCATTGTTTTTTTCTGTAACATGATTAAACAACGTAGTTCATCATCTGAACCAGCAAGTATGCGCCAAGCAGCAGCTGAATCTCTGATAGCATCTGGTTTGCTTGAGCAGGCTGGGCTCCTTGGCTCCTTCGTTTTGAATAACCAGATTCCCTTGGGCACTTCATCTTcttgttttgtgaaaaatgaaGCTGTGAATTTGTATGCTCATCAGGTACTAGATGCATGGTTCTCATGCATGAAGCTTTTGGAAGACGAAGATGACTCAGTTAGATTGAGGCTTTCCTCTGATGTTCAGAAGTGTTTTACAACAGAGAAAACTAGAAGCAATCTTACTACTGGGTCGGTTCCAATCCAAGTAGATAGAGTGATAAGATTCTGTTTTGATCATCTCTCTTCCATTTTTGGTCACTGGATTGATTACTTTGATTACCTTTGTCAGTGGGTATTACGGGCTGAAAGCTGTGTAGCACCCCAAGGAGATCTTGTGAGACGGGTTTTTGACAAGGAGATTGACAATCATTATGAAGAGAAGCTGTTGATCAGCCAAATTTGTTGCTCCAACATGGAAAAGTTACCTATTTTGAAGTCCTGGGCGGACAAAGATGAATTCAGAAGCTATTTAGATGGACGGAGAGCTAGATTTTCCCATCAATTGGTGTCATATGCTGAAGACCATATTGGGAAGCAGGAAGGAAATGATTGGATAGGAGGCGTGGGTAACCATAAAGATGCATTTTTGCCAGTATATGCAAATTTACTCggtttttattctctttctaaCTGCATTTTCCTTGTATCTGGCAATAATGATGCCAAACCACTTCTATCTGATGTAGTTGTTGTCGGAAGAGCCATCAATCCATTTCTTAGAAACCCTTTAATTTCTAACCTATTTAAGTTAGTCATACAATCACATAAGAAAATGGCCGGTGATGTTGCTAACGGCTTGTCCCCTGAGATGGGAAATTGCTCTATCTGGGATAGTTTTAATCCGTATTTTCTTCTTGGCTAG